A window from Solanum stenotomum isolate F172 chromosome 7, ASM1918654v1, whole genome shotgun sequence encodes these proteins:
- the LOC125871113 gene encoding uncharacterized protein LOC125871113, translating into MNSFNATTPNFDNLLLQSLMNRLQIRPPSNPTSSFSPQSLEDLLFNTLPFSDEDEDDDDKESSSSKSQLAKEESRVEKEIIRTILTGKTDSLKPNSGQAVAIGEHHICIGFHEDTGSDYRVWEWHGHIMLFDEENGYSPEYIYGNYFERVNGKLMKKKQEEKEEEESEKEEKESDEKEEKVGNLGLRELISSGDSNNEGRILRRNMNAGSTRV; encoded by the coding sequence ATGAATTCCTTTAACGCCACCACCCCAAACTTCGACAACCTTCTCCTCCAGTCCCTAATGAACCGTCTCCAAATTCGTCCTCCTTCAAACCCAACTTCCTCCTTTTCCCCACAATCCCTCGAAGATCTCCTCTTCAACACTCTCCCTTTCTCCGACGAAGATGAAGACGACGACGATAAGGAGTCTTCTTCTTCCAAATCTCAGCTAGCGAAAGAAGAATCGAGGGTTGAGAAAGAGATAATCCGGACAATTTTAACTGGAAAAACTGATTCGCTAAAACCAAATTCGGGTCAAGCTGTTGCTATTGGTGAACATCATATATGTATCGGGTTTCATGAGGATACGGGTTCGGATTATCGGGTGTGGGAGTGGCATGGGCATATCATGCTTTTTGATGAGGAAAATGGGTATTCACCTGAATACATATACGGGAATTACTTTGAAAGAGTTAATGGTAAGCTTATGAAGAAGAAacaagaggagaaagaagaagaggagagtgagaaagaagaaaaggagaGTGATGAGAAAGAGGAGAAGGTTGGGAATTTGGGGTTGAGAGAGTTGATATCGTCAGGAGATTCGAATAATGAGGGTCGGATTC